ACAAATGGTAACGCTAAAaaaagtttaatattttgtgtGTATTACTGACAGACCTGTTAAAAGCCTGCAGCATGCTTTGCAGTGCTTCTGTTGTTTTTCTCAAACAGTGATAACACATTCCTTGAAGCAGAATACCTAGACACCAGTCGTCAACGTAATTTGCATTCTCGtctaaaataaaaacatatttattaaaaaggaaataacACCGTAATCTAAGAAGCTGAACGTAACTTTTGTTTCAGTGGATTTCCGAACACTCTGCATCCCCCGCAGAGCAAGCTTGACCAGCCTGAAACCTACCTTTGGTTGTTTCTAATTCAGCTAAAGATGTTTGGACAAGGTTAAGCATAGGTTCAACTAAATCCGGCCTGCGGTGAAGTACTTTGAACCCATTCCACAGCAATATTAGCTCCTAAAACAGTGAAAGGAATAATGGTAAAGGCAACTAGAGATGCTTTTAAGTGTAGTGAACCCCCCACGGCCAAGATGGTCGGCGAGTTGCTTGGGCTGAAAAATCAGTCTTAAAGGCGGGATTTCAACCTCGGTCGGATGttctacccattgagctacaaGAACCCTGGGAACTAGTTCACAGATAAGTTGGTTTAGCCTGCGTCACAGACAGACAAAACCGAGAGCAATGtaccggcatcacagaggtcatgagttcgaatctCATTGTTTActtcaattgcttgtaatctggcaatctgattggctaatttgccgttatcgatttaacaaatagattccatgttgccgtgcgtctgttcagtaatagatcacggatgacgtcaaaatgtggtaagaacaaaaaagtggcacacgaggcgatagccgagtgtgtcactgatgttcttaccacattttgacgtcttctgtgatatattactgaacagacccacggcaacatggaatctatttgttttatataataaagaattaaactttattcgcaaaaaagctgatggtggcgtcaatcgtgcgtctgtcctctaatagatcataggcaagaaccaatcaaaatgcgagaataacttgggttattatataaaagagtctagacaacgctgaacTACGTTCGATTTGTtaggagccacctgaatttttcaggtgtgtataaaagacaattgcttaaattgtccgggataagtgcgaggatgatttctctctttcgtctcaTGAGTTCGTTTATCAACGTTCTGAATGGACAATGTATCCTGCTGGTTTGCGGGCTCTACAATGTCATGCGCCTCAAATGTTTAATTGCAACTATGGAAGTTTCAAGATTTTCTCAGTGTCCTTACGCCCGTGGCCAAGCAAGTAGGATAATACTAAGTTCGCAGAAGACTGCAGTTgcatagcctgcgagcaagctctctctCTCCCCTCCTCGCCCGCCTACCCCgcaagagagcttgctcgcaggctagcaGTTGCAACAGGTTGATATCAAGCAAAGAGAACAACGATGATTAAGATACAAGTGGGACCAGGGTTCACACTGAAATTCATGACTTTCCATGGCCCTGGTCATTTTACccaaaattccatgacttttccATGCCTGAAAAGTGCATTTTCAAGCATtttcaaattccatgacttttcaTGACAGTGCACGTGTGAACACTGGGGACCCGACTTCGCCGGCCTTATACAGGAAAGCGAGTTACGAAGGATCGGTATTTTAAAGAGTCTGTGCGAGCTTTACAAGACGCAGAATTTCTTGTTAATAATTACGAGACTACCAGTAACTTTTGTCTCCActgaaatatattttataagGATCCGACTTTTTTTTTGCTATGACCGTTGCCTTCCATGTTAGGTGACCAGCGTATTGATACACAAGCATGGGGCGAAGCTATTCGTTTGGCGTTAAAGCGCACCTAAGCGTAAAATTAACCTCATTATACTGTCTATCTCAAATATTTACCAATCCGGGGAGGAAAAGCCGATTATTTTGTTCCAGGTACTTGTTGGCTTTATGAATAGAAAACTTCTCAAAAGGAATTGACTTCCCGGCAATACGCTGCTTGAAAGCTGGCAGGCGCCTGGTGTCGGTAAAGCAGAGAAAAATGTCAGCTAGAACGCCCGGTGACAAATGATATGAATTTAGAAACCGAAGGTATAAACGTTCGAAGTGAaagacagcaaccggaagtgaggtTTAGCAATTTTGGGCCATGGTTGCGCTCAAAGTTTCAAGAGACCTGCGCTATAACATCAAAGACACCAAGTAATAAAATGTTCTTGTGTGACGATAGGGAAAGGGCGAAAAATACCTAACTTCCGGTAGCCGACGGTGGcccactgaaaaaaaaaaacatctggtCTGTGCTTAACGATCGATATCGGCACGGATAACAATAAAGGATTCACAACAAAAACACCGACAACGATGAACGAAAACAGAACACAACGACAGCAGCAACTGAAAGGATAGCGACAACCATGAAGACAACGATAACGGTAACAGGTAACTCTTTGacgcctaaaccggcctaaaccggccatacttagtattttacccAATCTAACGCCAGAGAATTTTACTCATCattggggaacccccaggagtcaatggataAAGTAACAATAACTGTGACAATGGCGACCGATGGTGATGACAATAAACTGACACTTAATGAAGTGTGGATAATAGAGGTAGGAAAGAAATGATCTCCAAACTCGCACGGCAAAATGATCTTTACAAAGTGTTGTCAAGTAAAAAGTATTTACAAAGTACttgtaaagtattgtaaaaaaaaaagtaaagtggtgcatttatatagcgcccttatcactaacatctcaaaggcgctttacaatgatcaatttacccccagcggactggaagcatatacaggcgcaaattgcagccgcttctaagcagtccatgcatgctggtactcattttaccgacctcggaaggatagaaagctgagtgaacttttaTGACCTCATTTTGTTACTTTCAATATTACCTCACAAGCTACTCAAATTACTCTTATTACTTCTGTATTTTGagacatacgaaacgttaagtcaCTAAAAATATAGTTCAGTTATGCGCTTGTTTAGCCTCATGTTTATCACCGCAGTTTGCGTTCTACatgtatcaggggcacccaacgagaatatagttcaaaaccacttaaacatagcattgttaaacttattttagtatttaaacggtagatataggcatatttttatcccctagaaaattttcatctgttcggatttcctagctaaaagtctagtgatccgaaaattatagggatcaaaacgtaccttttcgaaacttttagccagaaaaaaggctcccgaaaattctaggtgaccttttcagggtaaaaatccgttaaaaatgagcaattataccatttttcagatgttcgaaaatcctgggagaggcaggcaagcaagaaattttacaacaaatgttcggAAAATTATAGatttcaaatcgtcttccgaacagatattttccgaaaattgacgctAGGTGCCCCTGATGTATTTCTAATCAAGCGTGGTTGGCCAAAGACGAAAAGAAAGTGCAAGGATCATTCACAtgaatgatgatgacgatgatgatgacgacgaaaATGAGTAAATGACAAACATTAATATACAATGACCTTAAAACTTAGTTCATAGTTGATACAGAGTTTCGGTTAGGGTTCGCTACTCCTGATTACCCGCTTAACTCCCAGGATTGCTTGGCGTccaaattctcctcacaatttcaacaaaatgtcagtcagacaggtatacaatgaagataattatcagtTTAATTAAGAGGTGTGATCCAGATATAAcatcaaattctcatgactacccaacaaagaaatctatggtactagttaggagaatgaactcttggatcttgggaatgaaagggttttTAACCCTCCAACGACGGTTTTACCTGAACATGTACTCTTCTGTGTCTTTCTCGCCTTTATCATCTTCCTTTGCTATTTGCTGATTTGTAACTCTGGCCATAACTCTCAAGGAAGCTTTCAAGTACATGTACGTCGTCTGTTGGATGAATGGAGCTGTTTTAGGCAAAAAGGTCGGCGGCTTCTATACTATGTACGTAGCTGTATCAAATATCCACCGAAAAATAATGCGGTCTCtgctttgttgttaataaatgGATTTCAGCCTCCAAAAGAAAGTCATGTTCAGATCAGCACGTGCACATACGCCAAGTCTAAATGAGGACCAGAATTTGAACAACTAGGATATTGTGCTGCAAAAGTACAATTCCAGTGATCGCTTTGAGGCGTTCATACTGGCTTGAGGCTAGGCGTACGGTGTGGAAATGAGAAAACCTTCGGGTGACGAGGTGGGGGTTACATACTCTCTTTTAGAAAAGGCGAAGCTACTTTTGCCAAATGGAGAAACCGCGATGTTTTGCTTTTGCTCCTCAAAGTTGCATATAAATTCACATACAGTTGCGTACAGATCTGAAGAAAGGTTAGACCACAAGAAGGCTCCACATTGTGTTATTCGGAgatgatttgctttcatttgatttcaaaaGCTGCGGGACGGGGGCGAGCAGTGGCACCGAAGTGACCCCAAGCTACCCAAACACGGaagaagggggagggggggaaagAACTCTTTTGGCGCAAAGCTCTATCTAGGCTCTAGGAAACTATCAGCGACTGTTTGCAAGctaaagaaaactgaaaagcTGTGTGCAGGATGCAACAACTATTTAACAACTCACCCTTGACCAGCCACTTTCTTCTACCAAAACTGAAGCATAATGGTATGCTTTGGACCAGTTTCCTTTGTACCTTTAGGACAAAGAGGAACATTATTACAAATAGCAACACAATAACAACCGCAACATCCAAATACTACAACTACTCCACCTACACTATTACAACACTTACAACGAAAACTACAAGTGCAACTACAATGACTACTAGAGCCACTACACACATTCTAGTATAGTAATTACAATTACATCTACACAATGATAAATTATTATCAAGTTATCAATTATTATTCTTAATTCTTATTAAattcttattaattattattatattaatttattatcattattattattattatcaactaTTGTACTAATTATTGGTACAACCTTACTGCCGCAGCTGAGATAACCACAGCTTTTAATTTAAAGAGACTATCAACTTACGAATAGCACCAGATCATCTCCCAGTAGCAAATGTGATGAAACTGTTTCCATTCTGATTGAGAAGAAATTGAGTCGTTGTATCTTTTAATGGCCtgatgaaatagaaaaaaaaacaattcattACACTACACTGTCTTGGGCTCTTAGGCTTTTGTTGAAAACCAGCTTTAAGTACATGTACCCATTACTTTGCATCAATTCAAAAGGAACAGGCACATTCACACATGTATGCCATACAAACACAGATGTACTGTAAATCAGTGCAAAAGCAAACCAAGAGGTGTTCACATTTCTGATACAAGTGCAAGCACAGATTGAGCATCATGGCTactcgggccacaaataaactatatgccctccaaaagtcatgtgattggAAAGCACACTCAAAATGGACTTACCTCATCTACCTTTCCTTGAACTTGCTTTATTCGTGCATCATAGTACAAAAATATTGCCCCCtgaaaagaacaacaaataataaacagagtttttctgttttaaaaAGTCATGAGGCATACCGGTATTGCCTTCCTCCAAGTGTTGCAGGTTCGATTACTGAAACTGACATCTGCAGTGTTTCGCAGAAATACAGGTTATTAATCTAACCTTAACATTACATGAAGAAGAACTAAAGCCTCAACCCAGGAAAATGGAATACAGAATGATTTTCACAATGTGTTCAGCACTGTATATCAGTTTCCTCGATTCCCAATGGAATCAATTAGCCCTGATTCGATCACTAATAGCATAACTACATATAGCACTTCCTTAATATCATAACAGAATCACAGTGTATGTGAGGGGTGACAAATGGTACCTCCAAAATCTTGGCACTCTCAAACTTTTCATCCAATCTCAAAATATCGGCAGCCTTTGCGAAAAGTCTCGAAGTCTTGTTTATATTGCACTTATTTCGGTGTGAAGTCTTGCATGTTTTGGTCTCAGGCTCAGATTCACAAACAAGGGTCTTAGCATCTCAATGAGTCTCAGGTTTTACCATTTGTCACCCCTTATAATAATTATGTGGGCTGAGTATttgcttctctactctgctgCCAAAGGTTTCTCCTCAATTCCCAGGTTTTTGCTTTCATAAATTTATTTTGCTTGATTAAATAGTCACCCAATTATGATTAGGGTACTTGTTCTAAGCTAAATGTGAGACTTCAACGAAGTCATTATTTTCTCTTTAGACCGACAACCGGTTGTTTAGTTGGTTGAGATCAGACTCTCGTGTGGGGGATTGTGGAGTCACAACCACACATAAACCAACACTGTGTAACTGAGGCAAGTGGTTAGGTTTTCAAATCTTCTTGCATAACGACTACAAAGTGTAGgccgtctcacaactcttcgTGTTAATCAACACTGTGAGACGTTAAAGAACAACTGTCATGAAACTGAATCAGATGTCATATGTCCAGTTTATAAATCCATCATGATTTAGCCTTTTGCTTTACTACAAAAGATTCTGATGCAAGTTCAATAGCTTTGGTATCTTGTCATTGGCAGACACCGAACATTTTGAGATAAATCGAACCAAATTTTATCAACTGAAGGCACATATTAAAAAGATTATTTTGTAGTACCTTTGGAAATGCTTTCAGTTGTGTCTGAAGAatttcttcagcataaaataCATCTCCTTCACCATTTCCTATAAAAGTTGCAAGAAAGATTTGACTAACTGAAGGACATGGTAATGTCATAAATATAAACTCTTTGATTCTGTCAGTGGGCATAGCTAACATAAAAATGGCTAATACTTTGCACAAGGACTAGTGAATGCTTCTTAttagttttccatttttttagtttttatgtgCTACTGACTGCCAGGGAAGATTCTTTCTCTACACTTtgaaaaacgttatttaaaaAGTAAAGGTGGAAAAGGTGAAAGGCATAAATTACCCTCTGGGCTGCCAAAAGGGTCAAAGGGTCCAATGAGATGGAGAGGTTTACAGTAAACAAAGAGGACTACCACAATCTTTCCCAAACATGGTCTCTTAAATAAACTCCTTTGTCTTTTGGTACAGTAGAGGCTATTTTAAAATCAGTACTCACCCAGGTAATAAGTGATGACACTATGGTAGGCGAGGAGCACCATGGCACACATTGGTGACCTGAGATTCTGGCTGCGGCAGCCCTGGTCCAAGTGCTCTAAACCTTTAAactagaaaaattaaaaaaaaacatataaaaaATTATTGGCAATATTGGCACGAAGTATCGTCCATGATTTCACAACACTCAAGTGATTTcctaaacattaattttggtttcaaaagtacaataatataACAAAGTGGATTTTATCTTCTACATTTTTCTAAGGAATTTGGTTTACATAACCATGATTATTCCTCAGTTAGCTGTTGATGACACACAGGCACTTGAAGACGCAGTATTATTGGGAGGAAAAAGGCTGGGGATAAAGTGTCATCCAGGACCAGAGTGCTGCCTGCCACTGCAAGGCCAGTAACTGGGGTTAGGCTAGTGTCAGTCAGTGGTATACTGGCTGTGCACAGAGCACAGCTGCCCTGAGCAGCATTGTACCTCTGCCAAGCTCCTAGAAGGTTGGGCCAGCAAGGGGAAGTGCCACCGTTTCCCACCCAAGCTAGCAAACACTGTACAAGAGATGAGCATTTAAAATATTACGACGCAACAATTATCATGTTTATTCCAATACCTTGTCTCCTGAAAAACCAACCCACTCCAGCAACTTAACAATCTTTGCTGGAAGTAAAGATAGCATCTGCAATGCAGATTTAAAATTGGATTTAAAACAAATCAACATgaccaaacaaagaaaaataattaatttatatttaacaataattactaaatattattcattaacttaaattctatttttatgatttgaaCTTACCAAATTAAAGCTTCCAATACCAAGGTGGACACCTCCTTCAAAGTCCATTCTTTGTGGTGAGTGCAACAAGGATGATGGTTGGTGAGTAACCATTTCAAAGCAAGTCCTGCAGAGTTTCATATGGCAAGATAATTGATCAGTTTTGTTATTTGGCAAAAATTGGGTACATTAAAGCTCACTTAAAGGTCATTAGAATAATGCTATCAGAAAATGACAGGCTGAAAATTATGACTTTAACCAAAAATCAGTGAAATTATCCTGTTTCACTTTTGCTTATCTTGTTACTCGACACTGGAGAAAGTCTACCCTCAAAAGAGAGCATTATTGCAATGGTTTCTTGACAAGCAGTAGACTGCCATTTGCCACAAACACAAAATTAATACAGATCTTGCTACCATTTAGCACCTGAACAATGTTTGAAGTGTTATATACTTAAGCATGAAAATTTAAGCATAAGATTAATGGAGGGGGCATAATAGTTTTTTACTGGTTAACCCACTGATTCGTCAGGTGCCCTAAGATACACCCTATTGACAACAAGTCTCACTCCTGGGGGTCGATGGGTTACTCTTGGTGAAAGCATAGCCGTAAGGCTGTTTTAGTGCACGTAAATCAACAATCTGTAACCTGTGACCCACTTTTTACCAGTGTTAGAATTAATTAATCTTGTAGCTGGCTTTCAATctatttaaataaaaaattacaaaatacaaaacatggaccaccTCTGTGGACCTGCGGCATGGATTCATTCCTTAATGGACCCGGTGCATAGTCTACCCCTGTGGACCGCCCATCATTTTCAGAGAGAATGGTTAGTTCACTTCAGTTAAAGCGGCCTCTTATGGAATAACTGTTACATGTATCTTGTGTTTGCTtgctgctttccttttttttaaattgaaaactgttgtACAACATTTATGATGGAAACAGGACTTCAAAAAACACTTGAACCCGTTAAGTTGCCTTGTTGTTTTCTCAATACGTCGTAAAGCACACCATTACAAGTCGCTGTAAACTCGGCCATCACTATAAACTCGGCCATCACAAatgaaaagttttaaaatattggTAGCAGTATCAACAAATGCTAGGCTCTCTTCCAGGACATTATGTTTACCTAACTGTTGGTGGATAAAGCTGTATTAAAAGCATTGTGACTTATTTTAagtggtccatggaccaggtGTACAGGGGTATTCCACGTCTTGTATACGTCCTTAGAGTACAGTACAAGATTACATTCAATTTGATGCATTATGTCACATAACAATAAGTTGTTTATTTACATGTTGTATCTCAACAAACTTGTTTAATAACCCTTTcgcccctaaaccggccatacttagtatttttcTCTGACTAAtgccaggcgattttactcggcaatggggaacccctaggagtcaatgggttaatacaCACAAGAAATCCCTAACTATTACCATTCAAATGAACAATAACTGCCTCTAAAGACAATAGTTGAATACCACTGACAACAGTGATAATTATACTCTGAGGTAATTATTTAACACATTTACTAGAGGTTACATGTTTACAGTATGTTGAGAAAGTTACACACTCAtaacaaatcaaaataaaatgttaAAATACGAATATTTTAGAAAAATTTAATGATGATTACTGACTTGTATGTCTGATATGCACTTCTGATTTTAAGAGCCCCTTTTATAAAACTGACAAGGTTTTCATCCTGTTAAAGAGAATTTGTTTAAGAACAAGGAAAACTTAGTTAAGAAGCACAACAAGCTCTTGCTATCCTTAGAATCGTTAGATATAAAAGATAAAGGTAAAGAAATCCGTGCAGAAATCAGTCCTTGTgtggaaatgagcccacaacaggaaagagaaaaaaagagcaaTCCAGATAAGAAATTAGCCCTGACTTTTCATATAAGGTCAGCCTAATGCAATACTGAATGAGTTGAAAAAGGCCAGACAGATCCAGGCCAACCGTAGAGAAGACATCATTTTCATGgctgcaataatattattaataattgaaCTTGCATGGACAAGTGCAGTGAAGGATAAAGTGGCGGCATAGTACTTGTGGATCATGCTGCTCTTGATCAAAATTTCTCCACACTAATGTGCAAAGTTACCCTTAAAGATAGTTGACTCAGCTACACAGCCGCCTTAACCTTTCACTGAATTTGTCTGAAGGACCAGATACATCGTAATCTATGAATATTACAGATTGATCTTCAATAACCTGAATAAATGTTAGCATAGCCCTCATGAAGAGGCATTCAGCATAGCAGAGCTCTGCATGCCTTTCCACTGAAATGCAAGAAGGAGAGTACTGAATAAAATAAGTATACAAGTTTATaccaaaatgataaaatattaTTGTCGACCTGAGAACACAAAATTTGAGAAGGAAGGGAGGGGGTTATGAGAGTGTAGGAGAGGATAAAATAAAAGGGAGTTTGGAAGAATAGGACATTGGGGGCAATGCAAAAGATCAGGTTGGAACAAAGAAAAGAATTGGAGGCAATAGAAGGAAGGTAAATATTACCAAGAAAGTACTAAGAAacatgtaaaaaaataaatgagtAAATACCCTCTGTCAGATTTTCAAACGGGCTCCAGATCCAACTTGTAAATGACTGTGTCCATGTTTGTCTTCTTCTGTGTCTAATAAATGATTCAAgtacatgaacttggaaatcaAAGGTCTTTATCATCCCCACCCCAACTCCACTGAAAAAATATGAAGGAAAGGTTGGCAGTGTGGCCAAGTGCTTAGGGGGCTTGCCTTGAgctccggagatcccgggttcaagacccgttctaatcactcgttgaatttgttcctggtagttccTGATTCAACTtcccggctgcacttgtaaatagccaaatggtttgcctctggccagttgggattcttaacagttgttgttgtgttctgtcgtttcattgattgtgtttcattggccctgaaaagcccctatggggagcagtcaattaagtatgtattgtattgtaaatgtGAGTGAGGCTGACGGACTTTGCTGAAAACATTTTGAGATACGTGTTGACTCTAGTAACTATTTCACTATCCAATAAATTATAGTAACAAGGCAAGGGAGGTGTATGCTTTGGACAGCTGCCCGCTCTCTTCTCCGATTATTTTGTAAGAGAGCGGGTGGCTGCACACAGGCTAGAAAGTTGCAATTGTCTGGCCCtagttcaaaaggtggatagtcCTATCTACTGGATACATTATCACTATCCAGCAGCTAAACATTAGCAAAATTGATTGAGTTATctagtggatagtgatttatccagtggataacaatatccaccctttgaacaattGGGGTTTGatgttacaaaattaataaaagatCTGATCAATCGTCCTTACATGCTCAAAAAAATAGGCAATAATCGACCATTTTAAAGTTCTGTgatcagttaccaggcctttgaataagagcgaggctggagttgaccttgtcttgatacaaacctcattg
This portion of the Montipora capricornis isolate CH-2021 chromosome 11, ASM3666992v2, whole genome shotgun sequence genome encodes:
- the LOC138022771 gene encoding tetratricopeptide repeat protein 39B-like isoform X1, which produces MDEPESKDDRKHRPGAVDESVLADAIRMTNIALNLCLSNKFLQAQAKLEPWVNESMYHALGYSTIMYLQAMMTFEPQLIQQANKSNKMALDVCERHRRRQTWTQSFTSWIWSPFENLTEVERHAELCYAECLFMRAMLTFIQDENLVSFIKGALKIRSAYQTYKTCFEMVTHQPSSLLHSPQRMDFEGGVHLGIGSFNLMLSLLPAKIVKLLEWVGFSGDKFKGLEHLDQGCRSQNLRSPMCAMVLLAYHSVITYYLGNGEGDVFYAEEILQTQLKAFPKGAIFLYYDARIKQVQGKVDEAIKRYNDSISSQSEWKQFHHICYWEMIWCYSYKGNWSKAYHYASVLVEESGWSRTTYMYLKASLRVMARVTNQQIAKEDDKGEKDTEEYMFRRLPAFKQRIAGKSIPFEKFSIHKANKYLEQNNRLFLPGLELILLWNGFKVLHRRPDLVEPMLNLVQTSLAELETTKDENANYVDDWCLGILLQGMCYHCLRKTTEALQSMLQAFNRSQDLVQDFYLAPFACAEVGFLYLEEGDLCRAKEYLNRARKDYENHMLQSRLHFRIHSALQEIKHIQKQAKAASKRDKRPRKSSKENKIDNTSSIDEDSISVSMEDWSDHDSEDESSSYETAPEDSGPEDDGGLGLIAADSTWNQSIRRETAV
- the LOC138022771 gene encoding tetratricopeptide repeat protein 39A-like isoform X3; this translates as MDEPESKDDRKHRPGAVDESVLADAIRMTNIALNLCLSNKFLQAQAKLEPWVNESMYHALGYSTIMYLQAMMTFEPQLIQQANKSNKMALDVCERHRRRQTWTQSFTSWIWSPFENLTEVERHAELCYAECLFMRAMLTFIQDENLVSFIKGALKIRSAYQTYKTCFEMVTHQPSSLLHSPQRMDFEGGVHLGIGSFNLMLSLLPAKIVKLLEWVGFSGDKFKGLEHLDQGCRSQNLRSPMCAMVLLAYHSVITYYLGNGEGDVFYAEEILQTQLKAFPKGAIFLYYDARIKQVQGKVDEAIKRYNDSISSQSEWKQFHHICYWEMIWCYSYKGNWSKAYHYASVLVEESGWSRTTYMYLKASLRVMARVTNQQIAKEDDKGEKDTEEYMFRRLPAFKQRIAGKSIPFEKFSIHKANKYLEQNNRLFLPGLELILLWNGFKVLHRRPDLVEPMLNLVQTSLAELETTKDHKIWFRISIWLLSHVQKLVSFTWKRGICVERKNT
- the LOC138022771 gene encoding tetratricopeptide repeat protein 39A-like isoform X2, which produces MALDVCERHRRRQTWTQSFTSWIWSPFENLTEVERHAELCYAECLFMRAMLTFIQDENLVSFIKGALKIRSAYQTYKTCFEMVTHQPSSLLHSPQRMDFEGGVHLGIGSFNLMLSLLPAKIVKLLEWVGFSGDKFKGLEHLDQGCRSQNLRSPMCAMVLLAYHSVITYYLGNGEGDVFYAEEILQTQLKAFPKGAIFLYYDARIKQVQGKVDEAIKRYNDSISSQSEWKQFHHICYWEMIWCYSYKGNWSKAYHYASVLVEESGWSRTTYMYLKASLRVMARVTNQQIAKEDDKGEKDTEEYMFRRLPAFKQRIAGKSIPFEKFSIHKANKYLEQNNRLFLPGLELILLWNGFKVLHRRPDLVEPMLNLVQTSLAELETTKDENANYVDDWCLGILLQGMCYHCLRKTTEALQSMLQAFNRSQDLVQDFYLAPFACAEVGFLYLEEGDLCRAKEYLNRARKDYENHMLQSRLHFRIHSALQEIKHIQKQAKAASKRDKRPRKSSKENKIDNTSSIDEDSISVSMEDWSDHDSEDESSSYETAPEDSGPEDDGGLGLIAADSTWNQSIRRETAV